A region of Brevundimonas sp. NIBR10 DNA encodes the following proteins:
- a CDS encoding PspA/IM30 family protein, which translates to MSMLAKLSALFRGTAHEAGQSVVDANALKILDQEIRDADNAQGKARDDLAGLVARRRMAENELKSFGEQIAKYESSARAAVAQGKIDLAREVAGRIAELETEIGTRGPQIEGMKEAEARLRTAISSTDQKIETLRREIDIVKVNESVQRAQTSVALQSAGAHSRIGSAADSLQRIKQRQAVQEEKLKAGQELEDRRTGADLDHKLKEAGILPGHSSADDVLARLTQSPVTVVTPQIGTSVPADKDPA; encoded by the coding sequence ATGTCCATGCTCGCCAAACTCTCCGCCCTGTTCCGCGGCACCGCCCATGAGGCCGGTCAGTCGGTGGTCGATGCCAATGCGCTGAAGATCCTGGATCAGGAAATCCGCGACGCCGACAATGCGCAAGGCAAGGCCCGCGACGACCTCGCCGGCCTGGTCGCGCGCCGCCGCATGGCCGAGAACGAACTCAAGAGCTTCGGCGAGCAGATCGCCAAGTACGAAAGCTCGGCCCGCGCCGCCGTCGCCCAGGGCAAGATCGATCTGGCCCGCGAGGTCGCCGGACGCATCGCCGAGCTCGAGACCGAGATCGGCACCCGCGGTCCCCAGATCGAGGGCATGAAGGAGGCCGAGGCCCGGCTTCGCACCGCCATCTCTTCGACCGACCAGAAGATCGAAACGCTCCGGCGCGAGATCGACATCGTCAAGGTCAATGAGTCGGTGCAGCGCGCCCAGACCTCCGTCGCCCTGCAATCGGCCGGCGCCCACTCGCGCATCGGCTCCGCCGCCGACAGCCTGCAACGCATCAAGCAGCGCCAGGCCGTGCAGGAAGAGAAGCTCAAGGCCGGCCAGGAGCTCGAGGACCGCCGCACCGGTGCCGACCTCGACCACAAGCTGAAGGAGGCCGGCATCCTGCCCGGCCATTCCTCGGCCGACGACGTGCTGGCGCGGCTGACGCAGTCGCCTGTCACAGTGGTGACCCCGCAGATCGGGACCAGCGTCCCGGCGGACAAGGATCCGGCTTAA
- a CDS encoding YjfK family protein: MFKRLFGSKPADEPANRLATVRNITVGRTVSLDPLAWRRLGDTTRFTLDRDVLDITAQGHLELEGGQHVHRFYTDDHVMLQAMSDDAAGQENYDFTLFIPWTSAYPPGERERRVWRDRLSAPVFQGAAEELPDYPRFWFSESDAVQAPVDLWETIWDDRTSTTPYSKIFQTCMLYARDLPDGRELMLALEMQPQGADGRPGDITHETMVGIPLEMAEFRA; encoded by the coding sequence ATGTTCAAGCGTCTGTTCGGGTCAAAGCCTGCCGACGAACCCGCCAATCGGCTGGCCACGGTGCGCAACATCACCGTCGGGCGGACGGTGTCGCTGGATCCGCTGGCCTGGCGCAGGCTGGGGGACACGACCCGGTTCACCCTGGATCGCGACGTGCTCGACATCACGGCCCAGGGCCATCTGGAGCTGGAGGGCGGCCAGCACGTCCACCGCTTCTATACCGACGACCATGTGATGCTTCAGGCCATGAGCGACGACGCCGCCGGCCAGGAGAACTATGACTTCACCCTCTTCATCCCCTGGACCTCGGCCTATCCGCCGGGCGAGCGGGAGCGGCGGGTCTGGCGCGATCGGCTGTCGGCACCGGTGTTCCAGGGCGCGGCCGAGGAACTGCCCGACTATCCGCGCTTCTGGTTCTCCGAAAGCGACGCGGTTCAGGCCCCGGTCGATCTGTGGGAGACGATCTGGGACGACCGGACATCGACCACCCCCTATTCGAAGATTTTCCAGACCTGCATGCTCTATGCCCGCGACCTTCCGGACGGGCGCGAGTTGATGCTGGCCCTGGAGATGCAGCCGCAAGGGGCCGACGGTCGGCCCGGCGACATCACCCACGAAACCATGGTCGGCATCCCGCTGGAGATGGCCGAGTTCCGCGCCTGA
- a CDS encoding YjfI family protein, with amino-acid sequence MTSALDSSSPAGSDRIRAWRKARREAGMVKLELWVPQATRDDVRAAVRAIVTDSTRSPALVQRRRSPTSNAITPGADHQMDAVIETAWTVPAIKAALDESSLVREGELTLRVVEGADPVLLATMHEYGDLPIYLSVGGAQIVCSVLLWPVSEQKDAARFNEFLLKAQRVVPLSNFAITSVSDEDVYELMGELSCKTTLQTILIELRTLAENAIDATSLRETFDAA; translated from the coding sequence ATGACGAGCGCGCTCGACAGTTCATCGCCGGCCGGTTCGGATCGCATCCGGGCCTGGCGAAAGGCACGCCGTGAGGCGGGCATGGTCAAGCTGGAACTTTGGGTGCCCCAGGCGACGCGCGACGATGTTCGCGCTGCCGTCCGCGCCATCGTCACCGACTCGACGCGTTCGCCGGCCCTTGTGCAACGCCGCCGCTCGCCCACCTCAAACGCCATCACCCCTGGAGCTGACCATCAAATGGACGCCGTGATCGAAACCGCCTGGACCGTGCCCGCCATCAAGGCGGCGCTGGATGAGTCCTCACTGGTCCGCGAGGGCGAACTGACCCTGCGCGTGGTCGAGGGCGCGGACCCCGTGCTGCTCGCCACCATGCATGAATACGGCGACTTGCCGATCTACCTCAGCGTCGGCGGGGCCCAGATCGTCTGTTCCGTCCTGCTCTGGCCCGTTTCGGAACAGAAGGACGCCGCCCGGTTCAACGAGTTCCTGCTGAAGGCCCAGCGCGTCGTGCCCCTGTCCAACTTCGCCATCACCAGCGTGTCGGACGAGGACGTCTATGAGTTGATGGGCGAACTGTCGTGCAAGACGACGCTTCAGACCATATTGATCGAATTGCGCACCCTGGCCGAGAATGCGATCGACGCCACGTCGCTTCGCGAAACCTTCGACGCCGCCTGA
- a CDS encoding glutathionylspermidine synthase family protein codes for MQRIKLDPRPGWQDKAEAVGFTWHHDSGQTYWDEAAAYEFSLAEIEDGIEAPTAELHAMCLDLVDEAVKSERLMTQLDIPEAMRDYVADSWKRNDPSLYGRFDFAYDGTGPAKLYEYNADTPTSVYETAVFQWLWLEDQIAAGMLPQGADQFNSLHEKLVERFRAIFPDGGFVHFSSDPDFVEDRQTVRFLEDCANQAGLEPQFVAIGDIGLNADGRFVDHENFLIGAMFKLYPWEQMLRDDYAKPLPDAEVTVLEPAWKSILSNKGMLPLLWERHAGHPNLLETYFESDPAHTTLGTSYVRKPLFSREGANVELVKDGRKSSVLDGGYGDGAWIRQALHAPPKFDNRYVIVGSWVVGNEPAGIGLREDRGRITRNTSRFLPHYIRD; via the coding sequence ATGCAACGCATCAAACTTGACCCCCGTCCTGGCTGGCAGGACAAGGCCGAGGCCGTCGGCTTCACCTGGCATCACGACTCCGGCCAGACCTACTGGGACGAAGCCGCCGCCTATGAATTCTCCCTGGCCGAGATCGAGGACGGCATCGAGGCCCCGACCGCCGAGCTCCACGCCATGTGCCTCGACCTCGTCGACGAGGCGGTAAAGTCCGAGCGGCTGATGACCCAGCTCGATATCCCCGAAGCCATGCGCGACTATGTCGCCGACAGCTGGAAGCGAAACGATCCCAGCCTCTACGGCCGGTTCGACTTCGCCTATGACGGCACGGGGCCGGCCAAACTGTACGAGTACAACGCCGACACGCCCACGTCCGTCTATGAAACAGCCGTGTTCCAGTGGCTGTGGCTCGAGGATCAGATCGCGGCGGGGATGCTGCCGCAGGGCGCCGACCAGTTCAACAGCCTGCACGAAAAGCTGGTCGAGCGATTCCGCGCGATTTTCCCCGATGGAGGCTTCGTCCACTTCAGTTCTGACCCCGATTTCGTCGAGGACCGCCAGACGGTGCGGTTCCTGGAGGACTGCGCCAACCAGGCCGGTCTGGAGCCCCAGTTCGTCGCGATCGGCGACATCGGGCTGAACGCCGACGGCCGCTTCGTCGACCACGAGAATTTCCTGATCGGGGCGATGTTCAAACTGTACCCTTGGGAACAGATGCTGCGCGACGACTACGCCAAGCCGTTGCCGGACGCCGAGGTGACGGTGCTGGAGCCGGCGTGGAAATCGATCCTGTCCAACAAGGGGATGCTGCCGCTTCTGTGGGAACGGCATGCGGGCCATCCCAACCTGCTGGAGACCTATTTCGAGAGCGACCCGGCGCACACGACGCTGGGCACATCGTATGTGCGCAAGCCCCTGTTCTCGCGCGAGGGGGCCAATGTCGAACTGGTCAAGGACGGGCGGAAATCGTCGGTGCTGGACGGCGGCTACGGCGACGGGGCCTGGATTCGTCAGGCCCTGCATGCGCCGCCGAAGTTCGACAACCGCTATGTGATCGTCGGCTCCTGGGTCGTCGGAAACGAGCCGGCGGGCATCGGTCTGCGCGAGGACCGGGGCCGGATCACGCGCAACACCTCGCGCTTCCTGCCGCATTACATCCGCGACTGA
- a CDS encoding DUF350 domain-containing protein, with the protein MFDWFAFTNGAAAFVLAFAAAGVFTVAFKLIYQWVTPYHERDLIRAGNTAAAISLGGALIGYVLPLASALSHTVSLLEFAAWALLAGVIQILVFVTMSRLAFRNLTTRIEAGEVAASVYLASISICVGLLNAACMTA; encoded by the coding sequence ATGTTCGACTGGTTTGCATTCACCAACGGGGCCGCGGCCTTCGTCCTCGCCTTTGCGGCGGCGGGTGTCTTCACCGTGGCCTTCAAGCTGATCTATCAATGGGTCACGCCCTATCATGAACGCGACCTGATCCGGGCCGGCAATACGGCCGCCGCCATTTCGCTGGGCGGGGCCCTGATCGGCTATGTCCTGCCTCTGGCCTCGGCGCTTTCGCACACGGTCAGTTTGCTGGAGTTCGCGGCCTGGGCCCTGCTGGCGGGCGTGATCCAGATCCTGGTCTTCGTGACCATGAGCCGGCTGGCCTTCCGCAACCTGACCACTCGGATCGAGGCCGGTGAGGTCGCGGCGAGCGTCTATCTGGCGTCGATCTCGATCTGCGTCGGCCTGCTCAATGCCGCCTGCATGACGGCCTGA
- a CDS encoding glycoside hydrolase family 3 N-terminal domain-containing protein has translation MTAALSDTPNAMSRRRALSSLAVLSALGASWFSAPRAKAGPVQTRSSAEHAALIETLIGQMTIDEKAGQLNLLADPFRFRPYNVNPLDAFGDPARTTDLIRRGLCGALFNGVGAEAGRRIQRITVEETRLKIPMLFAADIIHGMTTVFPVPLAEASAFDEDLAYRTARVAALEGAVSGIHQAYAPMVDVARDQRWGRVVEGAGEDVLLNQRLAAARVRGFQGERGLADRDALLATPKHFVAYSAAQGGMEYNTTDMSEATLRGVFLPPFWSAIDAGALSVMSAFNDLNGVPTSGNRRMLTDVLRGEWDFKGFVVSDYTSERELIAHGFAEDGRDAARIALLAGVDMSMVSGLYLEHIPGLVASGDVPMARVDEAVRRVLATKAALGLFDDPYRGMDPERERVVRGAAAHYALAREAGAKSIVLLKNEGRVLPLRREGQKIALIGPFASDVDNVFGPWTIWGDEGHRVSLEAGFRAAMRRPEDLVVAQGCEVEAALSGGISAAVVAAAQSDVVVLALGESARFSGEAQSRVEITLPPAQQALAQAVAEIGKPMVVLLRNGRALELSGAVKDAAGIVVTWFLGSEMGNSVADVVFGTHSPSGRLPVSFPHRSGQQPFSYDHKTTGRPANPALASEEYTARYRETTNTALYPFGHGLTYGEVRYSAAVLSSDTLTWNGEIEASVAIQNAGTVPVVETVQLYIHDRVASLTQPGQRLRNYRKVAIAPGATTTVTFRLRRAVLEFVGETGAMTVEPGTFDLWLAPSAQVGTPTRFTLVR, from the coding sequence ATGACCGCCGCCCTTTCGGACACACCGAACGCCATGTCCCGTCGTCGCGCCCTGTCCAGCCTGGCTGTCCTGTCCGCCCTGGGTGCGAGCTGGTTCTCCGCGCCCCGGGCGAAGGCAGGGCCGGTGCAAACGCGATCCTCGGCCGAGCACGCGGCGCTGATCGAGACCTTGATCGGTCAGATGACGATCGACGAAAAGGCCGGTCAGTTGAACCTGCTGGCCGACCCGTTCCGCTTCCGGCCCTACAACGTCAATCCACTGGACGCCTTCGGTGACCCGGCCCGGACCACCGACCTGATCCGGCGAGGCCTGTGCGGGGCCCTGTTCAACGGCGTCGGGGCAGAGGCGGGTCGGCGCATCCAGCGGATCACGGTCGAGGAGACCCGGCTCAAGATCCCGATGCTGTTCGCCGCCGACATCATCCACGGCATGACCACGGTGTTTCCCGTGCCTCTGGCCGAGGCCTCCGCTTTCGACGAGGACCTGGCCTATCGCACCGCCCGGGTCGCCGCGCTCGAGGGGGCGGTGTCGGGCATCCATCAGGCCTATGCCCCCATGGTCGATGTAGCCCGGGACCAGCGCTGGGGCCGGGTGGTCGAGGGGGCAGGCGAGGACGTCCTGCTGAACCAGCGTCTGGCCGCCGCCCGGGTGCGCGGCTTCCAGGGCGAGCGGGGCCTGGCCGACCGCGATGCCCTGCTGGCCACGCCCAAGCATTTCGTCGCCTATTCGGCGGCCCAGGGCGGGATGGAATACAACACCACCGACATGAGCGAGGCGACGCTGCGGGGCGTCTTCCTGCCGCCGTTCTGGTCGGCGATCGACGCCGGTGCCCTGTCGGTGATGAGCGCCTTCAACGACCTGAACGGCGTGCCGACCTCGGGCAACCGGCGGATGCTGACCGACGTCCTGCGCGGCGAATGGGACTTCAAGGGGTTCGTCGTGTCCGACTACACCTCAGAGCGCGAACTGATCGCCCACGGTTTCGCCGAGGACGGCCGCGACGCCGCCCGCATCGCCCTGCTGGCCGGGGTCGACATGAGCATGGTGTCGGGCCTGTACCTGGAACACATCCCGGGGCTGGTCGCATCGGGCGACGTGCCGATGGCCCGCGTCGACGAGGCCGTGCGGCGGGTGCTCGCCACCAAGGCGGCGCTCGGCCTGTTCGACGACCCCTATCGCGGCATGGACCCGGAGCGCGAGCGCGTCGTGCGGGGCGCGGCCGCACACTACGCCCTGGCGCGCGAGGCGGGGGCCAAGTCGATCGTCCTGCTGAAGAACGAGGGCCGCGTCCTGCCACTGCGCCGCGAGGGCCAGAAGATCGCCCTGATCGGACCGTTCGCCAGCGACGTGGATAACGTCTTCGGCCCCTGGACCATCTGGGGCGACGAGGGCCACCGCGTTTCTCTGGAAGCCGGGTTCCGCGCGGCCATGCGCCGTCCTGAGGACCTGGTCGTGGCCCAGGGTTGCGAGGTCGAGGCTGCCCTGTCCGGTGGCATATCGGCGGCCGTGGTGGCGGCGGCCCAGTCCGATGTCGTGGTGCTCGCGCTCGGCGAAAGCGCCCGGTTTTCTGGCGAGGCCCAGTCCCGGGTCGAGATCACCCTTCCGCCCGCGCAACAGGCCCTGGCTCAAGCTGTCGCCGAGATCGGCAAGCCCATGGTCGTCCTGCTGCGCAACGGCCGGGCGCTGGAACTGTCGGGGGCGGTGAAGGACGCGGCCGGGATCGTCGTCACCTGGTTCCTGGGGTCCGAGATGGGCAACAGCGTCGCCGACGTCGTCTTCGGCACCCATTCGCCGTCCGGTCGCCTGCCGGTCAGCTTCCCGCACCGCTCGGGCCAGCAGCCTTTCTCCTACGACCACAAGACCACGGGCCGCCCTGCCAACCCGGCCCTGGCGTCCGAGGAATATACCGCCCGCTATCGCGAGACGACCAACACGGCCCTGTACCCGTTCGGCCACGGACTGACCTATGGCGAGGTCCGCTATTCGGCCGCCGTCCTGTCGTCGGACACCCTGACCTGGAACGGCGAGATCGAGGCGTCGGTGGCCATCCAGAACGCCGGGACCGTGCCGGTCGTGGAAACGGTGCAGCTCTATATCCACGATCGCGTCGCCAGTCTGACACAGCCGGGCCAGCGCCTGCGCAACTATCGCAAGGTCGCGATCGCGCCCGGTGCCACGACCACCGTCACCTTCCGCCTGCGCCGCGCCGTGCTGGAGTTTGTCGGCGAGACTGGCGCGATGACCGTCGAGCCCGGCACCTTCGACCTGTGGCTGGCACCGTCGGCCCAGGTCGGGACCCCGACGCGTTTCACCCTGGTCCGTTGA